One genomic region from Argentina anserina chromosome 2, drPotAnse1.1, whole genome shotgun sequence encodes:
- the LOC126784121 gene encoding uncharacterized protein LOC126784121 — protein sequence MIEMIAEFDPVMQEHVRRVSKKETHYHYLSHKIQNKIIQLLENEVKASIIATIKEAVYYYVILDCTPDASHDEQMSLIIRCVDVTSSPIVRWQVFKDYVQGLTLKPLFETRLESRVESVKAFRFQAPKIRDALTYLGENDVDSKTRSDAQCLAKHEMENFEFLFGMVIWYELLNAINIVSKLLQSEDMHVDVAVQELAKLISFVHNYRENGFDKALIRPKEITSEMGIAAEFREKRPIKNKKHFDKSDSDNEEVAQAALESFKVGYFYYIIDQAFSSLQSRFEQFKKYEEDFGLLFKWEKLKSTDDETLMNFCMNLEKLFKDGDKYDIIGAELFEELSYLKGSIPKEARRAVDVLSYLKQMDGCYPNAWIAYKLLLTILVTVACAERSFLKLKLIKSYLRSTMSQERLNGLAMLSIEKKLAKKLECLCLIDTFASKNVRTAIFE from the exons ATGATTGAGATGATTGCTGAATTTGATCCGGTGATGCAAGAACATGTTCGACGTGTGTCAAAGAAGGAAACTCATTACCATTACTTGAGTCACAAGatccaaaataaaattattcaaCTACTAGAAAATGAGGTAAAGGCTTCCATCATTGCAACAATCAAAGAAGCAGTGTACTATTATGTTATACTTGATTGCACTCCAGATGCGAGTCATGATGAACAAATGTCTCTTATCATCCGGTGTGTTGATGTTACATCAAGTCCTATTGTG CGATGGCAAGTGTTCAAGGACTATGTGCAAGGTCTTACTCTTAAGCCATTATTTGAAACACGATTGGAAAGTCGTGTTGAAAGTGTGAAAGCATTTAGATTCCAAGCTCCCAAAATAAGAGATGCATTAACTTACTTGGGGGAAAATGATGTTGATTCTAAAACAAGGTCTGATGCTCAATGCCTGGCGAAACATGAGATGGAGAATTTTGAGTTCTTATTTGGCATGGTTATTTGGTATGAACTGTTGAATGCTATCAATATTGTGAGTAAACTTCTTCAATCAGAGGACATGCACGTCGATGTTGCTGTTCAAGAATTGGCAAAGCTTATTTCTTTTGTGCATAACTATAGAGAAAATGGATTTGATAAGGCCTTGATCAGACCTAAAGAAATTACAAGTGAGATGGGAATTGCAGCTGAATTTCGTGAAAAGAGACCCATTAAGAATAAGAAGCATTTTGACAAAAGTGACAGTGATAATGAAGAGGTGGCACAAGCTGCTCTTGAATCATTTAAGGTTGGTTACTTCTATTATATTATTGATCAAGCATTTTCTTCACTTCAAAGTAGATTTGAACAGTTTAAGAAATATGAAGAAGATTTTGGGCTTTTATTCAAGTGGGAGAAGTTGAAGTCCACAGATGATGAAACATTGATGAACTTTTGTATGAATCTTGAAAAGTTGTTCAAGGATGGTGATAAATATGATATTATTGGGGCTGAACTATTTGAAGAGTTGAGCTATTTGAAAGGGTCTATACCAAAAGAAGCACGAAGAGCAGTTGATGTGTTGAGCTACTTGAAGCAAATGGATGGTTGCTACCCAAATGCTTGGATTGCTTACAAACTTTTGTTAACCATACTTGTTACTGTTGCATGTGCTGAGAGAAGCTTTTTGAAGTTAAAGTTGATCAAATCTTATCTTCGATCAACTATGTCTCAAGAAAGACTGAATGGTTTGGCTATGTTATCGATTGAAAAGAAGTTGGCGAAAAAGCTTGAATGTTTGTGCTTAATTGACACTTTTGCTTCCAAGAATGTAAGAACGGCAATTTTTGAGTAA